Part of the Bacillus sp. N1-1 genome, ATCCGAACGCAAAAACCGTGTTCAAATGAAAAGGCTCCAGTGCCTGCCGTGTCTAAACGGGCGCTTCCGCTTTTCCAACTAAAATATCCGTTTCTTGTCTCTTTCTTCTTTCAGTATTTCAACGGCTTCTCGGAAGCGTTGGGAGTGGATGATTTCGCGTTCTCTTAGGAAGGCGAGGGAGTCGTTTAGGTCTGGGTCGTCTGATAAGTCGATGATCCATTGGTAGGTGGCTCTTGCTTTTTCTTCTGCGGCGATGTCTTCGTATAGGTCAGCGATGGGATCGCCTTTTGCGGCGATGTAGCTTGCTGTCCATGGGACGCCTGCTGCGTTGTGGTAAAAGAGAGCTTTATCATGATTGGAGTAGTGGGCGCCGAGCCCGGCTTCTTTCATTTGGTCTGCTGTGGCATCTTTTGTTAGTTTGTATACCATCGTGGCGATCATTTCCAGGTGAGCGAATTCTTCTGTTCCGATGTCCGTTAGTAAACCAACAACTTTATCTGGAATTGTATAGCGCTGGTTC contains:
- the cotJC gene encoding spore coat protein CotJC — protein: MWVYEKKLQYPVKVSTCNPMLAKFLIEQYGGADGELAAALRYLNQRYTIPDKVVGLLTDIGTEEFAHLEMIATMVYKLTKDATADQMKEAGLGAHYSNHDKALFYHNAAGVPWTASYIAAKGDPIADLYEDIAAEEKARATYQWIIDLSDDPDLNDSLAFLREREIIHSQRFREAVEILKEERDKKRIF